One region of Rhizobium sp. WYJ-E13 genomic DNA includes:
- a CDS encoding TfuA-like protein, protein MKILFVGPSLASEIAEARKQHPDIDFRPPAACGDILRAVHEGASAIGLIDGYFGDLPSVWHKEILFALEKGIAVAGGSSMGALRAAECSAFGMVGIGSIFDDYESGELVDDEAVALVHAPQELGWLPLSVPWVDFEPTIEGLHARGEISVSERKKLLLAGRFLHFSERTYAKVIDECHFARKPRRDQILATIRANRVERKRTDARLVLEWLEKGVFASTRRDWRFAATSHWELLQAEVTQQTPPVTLE, encoded by the coding sequence ATGAAGATCCTCTTCGTCGGTCCGAGCCTTGCAAGCGAAATCGCCGAGGCGCGCAAGCAGCATCCCGATATCGATTTCCGCCCGCCCGCAGCCTGCGGCGACATTTTGAGAGCCGTGCATGAGGGGGCGAGCGCAATCGGCCTGATCGACGGCTATTTCGGCGATCTGCCGTCCGTCTGGCACAAAGAAATCCTCTTTGCGCTGGAAAAGGGCATTGCCGTTGCCGGCGGCTCCAGCATGGGCGCGCTGCGCGCTGCCGAATGTTCCGCTTTCGGCATGGTCGGCATCGGCTCGATCTTCGACGATTACGAATCCGGCGAGCTCGTCGATGACGAAGCCGTGGCGCTCGTCCATGCGCCGCAGGAACTCGGCTGGCTGCCGCTTTCCGTCCCGTGGGTCGATTTCGAGCCGACGATCGAAGGCCTCCATGCCAGGGGCGAGATTTCCGTCAGCGAGCGCAAGAAGCTGCTGCTCGCCGGCCGCTTCCTGCATTTTTCCGAGCGGACCTACGCCAAGGTGATCGACGAGTGTCACTTCGCCCGCAAGCCGCGGCGCGACCAGATCCTGGCAACGATCCGCGCCAATCGCGTTGAACGCAAGCGAACCGACGCACGGCTCGTGCTGGAATGGCTGGAAAAGGGAGTCTTTGCGTCAACAAGGCGTGACTGGCGCTTTGCGGCAACCTCGCATTGGGAGCTGCTGCAGGCCGAAGTCACGCAGCAGACGCCGCCTGTAACGCTCGAATAA
- a CDS encoding helix-turn-helix domain-containing protein, translating to MKEEPHSVDVHVGKTIRIQRLLRKVSQTELGDRVGVTFQQIQKYEKGSNRVSASMLVEIAGALSVDVRTFFDDLTPPAANANDNPAPSEEFVISREGVQLNAAFFSIKNEQLRKKILKLVQAIASTEQMDADAAE from the coding sequence ATGAAAGAAGAACCGCATTCCGTGGACGTTCACGTCGGCAAGACGATCCGCATACAGCGACTGCTGAGAAAGGTTTCTCAGACGGAACTGGGCGATCGTGTTGGCGTGACCTTCCAGCAGATCCAGAAATACGAAAAAGGCTCCAACCGCGTCTCCGCCAGCATGCTCGTCGAAATCGCCGGCGCGCTCAGCGTCGATGTCAGAACCTTCTTCGACGACCTGACGCCGCCCGCCGCCAACGCAAACGATAATCCCGCTCCGAGCGAAGAATTCGTCATTTCGCGTGAAGGCGTCCAGCTCAACGCTGCCTTCTTCTCGATCAAGAACGAGCAGCTTCGCAAGAAAATCCTCAAGCTCGTCCAGGCAATCGCCAGCACCGAGCAGATGGACGCCGACGCCGCGGAATAA
- a CDS encoding amidohydrolase encodes MFIDTHLHVIDRSALNYPWLANVPDLDRDFLYETYATEAKRCGITKVLHMEVDVDPVIMQAETDYISRLGDLVAGAIVSCRPEEDGFAAYLERQKADPFVKGFRRVLHVVPDDVSEGALFRENVRRLSGTGLTFDLCTLPHQVSKVVALADAAPDVQFVLDHCGNPDIKSNTFEPWSRGIAEIARRPNVTAKISGIVTNADPASWTAENLRPYIEHVISSFGWDRVVWGSDWPVCTLANGLSTWVAATRAVLSGTAQTERSKLLYGNAQRLWKL; translated from the coding sequence GTGTTCATCGACACCCATCTGCACGTCATCGACCGGTCGGCGCTGAACTATCCCTGGCTTGCCAATGTGCCTGATCTCGACCGCGATTTTCTCTACGAGACCTACGCGACCGAAGCCAAACGCTGCGGCATCACCAAAGTGCTGCACATGGAGGTGGATGTCGATCCGGTCATCATGCAGGCCGAGACCGATTATATCAGCCGCCTCGGCGATCTGGTCGCCGGCGCGATCGTCTCCTGCCGGCCGGAAGAAGATGGCTTTGCCGCCTATCTGGAGCGCCAGAAAGCCGATCCCTTCGTCAAGGGCTTCCGGCGCGTGCTGCATGTGGTGCCTGATGATGTTTCGGAAGGCGCGCTCTTCCGCGAGAATGTCAGAAGGCTTTCCGGCACCGGCCTGACCTTCGACCTCTGCACGCTGCCGCATCAGGTGAGCAAGGTCGTGGCGCTCGCCGACGCCGCGCCCGACGTGCAGTTCGTGCTCGATCATTGCGGCAATCCGGATATCAAGTCGAACACCTTCGAGCCCTGGAGCCGCGGCATTGCCGAAATCGCCCGGCGACCGAATGTCACCGCCAAGATTTCCGGCATTGTCACCAATGCCGATCCGGCAAGCTGGACGGCGGAAAATCTGCGTCCCTATATCGAGCATGTCATATCGAGCTTCGGCTGGGATCGTGTGGTCTGGGGCAGCGACTGGCCTGTCTGCACGCTGGCGAACGGCCTTTCCACCTGGGTCGCGGCGACGCGGGCCGTGCTGTCGGGCACGGCCCAAACGGAGCGTTCGAAGCTCCTTTACGGCAATGCACAGCGGCTGTGGAAACTTTGA
- a CDS encoding IclR family transcriptional regulator: protein METEESDRYRAPALDKGLDILELLAGVDSGLTQAEIAKRLERSPNEFYRMLDRLVKRGYVTRLDGDRYSLTLKLFGLAQLHAPVRRLASYATPLMRDLAQRSRQANHLAVFDRGAAVVIAQQEAPDYWGLSIRVGSHISLFDTGSGHVLLAFRSDEEREMMISEHVRSREEVDLGPEFHERLNQIRERGYEMMASVQTAGVYNLSAPVLGPDGRGIAALTCPYIALVNAPAAPDITQAISMVQKTASELSALAGATIVMPG, encoded by the coding sequence ATGGAGACCGAAGAGTCAGATCGCTATCGCGCTCCGGCGCTCGACAAGGGTCTCGATATTCTCGAACTTCTGGCTGGTGTCGATAGCGGCCTGACGCAGGCGGAAATCGCCAAGCGGCTGGAGCGCAGCCCGAACGAATTCTACCGCATGCTCGACCGCCTCGTGAAGCGCGGTTACGTGACTCGGCTCGATGGCGACCGTTATTCGCTGACCCTGAAGCTCTTCGGCCTGGCACAGCTGCATGCGCCGGTGCGCCGGCTCGCCTCCTATGCGACGCCGCTGATGCGCGATCTCGCCCAGCGCTCCCGCCAGGCAAACCATCTGGCGGTCTTCGACAGGGGTGCTGCCGTCGTCATCGCCCAGCAGGAGGCGCCGGACTATTGGGGCCTGTCGATCCGCGTCGGTTCCCATATCAGCCTGTTCGATACCGGCTCCGGCCATGTGCTGCTTGCCTTCCGCAGCGACGAGGAGCGCGAGATGATGATCTCGGAGCATGTGCGCAGCCGCGAGGAGGTCGATCTCGGCCCGGAATTCCACGAGCGGCTGAACCAGATCCGTGAGCGTGGCTATGAGATGATGGCAAGCGTCCAGACGGCCGGTGTCTATAATCTCTCGGCGCCGGTTCTGGGGCCGGACGGACGCGGCATTGCGGCGCTGACCTGCCCCTACATCGCCCTCGTCAATGCGCCGGCGGCACCCGATATCACCCAGGCGATATCAATGGTGCAGAAGACGGCGTCCGAGCTTTCCGCGCTTGCCGGTGCTACGATCGTCATGCCGGGTTAA